Part of the Deltaproteobacteria bacterium genome, GCCAAGATCCACCGCGCCACCGTCACCCACGCCGACGTCGACTACGAGGGCAGCGTGACGATCGCCGGCGACCTGATGGACGCCGCCGGCATCTACGAGTACGAGCAGGTCCACATCTGGAACGTCACCCGCGGCACGCGCCTGGTGACCTACGCCCTGCGCGGCGACGCCGGCAGCGGCGTCATTTGTGTCAACGGGGCCGCGGCCCACCTCGCGCAGCCGGGCGACAAGGTCATCCTCGCCACGTTCGCCGACGTCGACCCGGCCGAAGCGCGCGACTGGAAACCCACGGTCGTGCTCGTCGACGACGCCAACGCGATCGTGTCCGCCGACCACGCGGAAGTCGCCGGTCCCAAGCGCTGCGCCGGCGCGGCGAACTGACCGTGCTTCCCTACGCAGCCCTCGGCGTCGCAGCGGCGTTGGCCGCGCTGTCGCTGGTGCTGCCGACCACGCGCCGGGTGTGGGTGTTCCACGCCTATCTGCTGTGGCACTTCCCGATCCTGGGGCTCGCGTCGGCGCTGCAGCTGCGCCGGCTGTGGGCGGCGCTCGCCCGCAGGCCGTACGAGCCGTGGACCGGGCCGCGCGCCTGCCGGCTGTTTTGCGAGGACATGGGCCCGACGTTCATCAAGCTCGGGCAGATCGTCGCGTCGTCGGTCGGCATGTTCCCCGACCGCTACTCGGAGGAGTTCCGCAAGTGCCTCGACGCGGTCAAGCCGTTTCGCTTCGACGATGCGGTCGACGTGTTGCGGCGCGAACTGGGCGACGACAAGCTCGCGCAGCTCGACGACATCGACCCGACGCCGCTGGCGAGCGCGTCGATCGCCCAGGTTCACACCGCCCGGCTCGGCGACGATGCGGTCGTCATCAAGATCCAGCGACCGGGCATCGAGGCGCGCGTGGCCGCGGACATGCGCATCCTGCGGGTCGTCGCACGCCTGGCGCAGCGGTTCGTGCGCGACGCCGAGCTGGCCAACCCGGTCGGCATCGTCGAGGACTTCGCCGACACGTTGCGCGAAGAGATGGACTTTCGCATGGAGGCGCGCAACCTCGACCAGTTCAACGACATCCAGCGCGAAATCGGCTTTCACGACGTGCGCGCGCCGGTGCCGTACTGGGACTACACGACCAAGCGCGTGCTCGTCATGGAGCGGTTCTTCGGCACCCGGGTCGACCGGATCACCAGTCTGGAGGGCCGCGGCATCGATCCCGAGGAAAAGCTCATCCGCGGGATGCTCGCCTGGTTCCGCTGCGTGATCTTCTACGGCTTCTTCCACGGCGACGTACACGCCGGCAACCTGATGCTGCTCGACAACGGCGACCTCGGGTTCCTCGACTTCGGCATCGTCGGGCGATTCGACGAGCGCCAGCGCGCGATGGTGACCGATTATCTCGTCGCGTTCACCACCGGCGACTACAGGGCGCTCGCGCGCGTCATCGGCGAGATGGGCGGCGTCACCGACGGCGTCGACATGGACGCGTTCGTCGCCGACCTCAAGGAGACCTACAGCCCGCTTTTGACCATGCAGATGGCGGACATCAACCTGGCGGACTTCATCCCGCGCATCCACCGGGTCGCGACACGCCACCGCATGCGGATGCCCAAGGAGTTCGTCCTCATCACCAAGCAGATGCTGTACTTCGACCGCTACGCGAAGATTCTCGCGCCGAAGCTCAACGTGTTCACCGACCCGCGGCTGCTGATGAGCATGATGCAGGACATCAAGCGTGCGCGCGACGAACTGCGCGCCCGCGGCGTCGCCAGCTGACGCCCGCGGCGCGGCTCAGGCCGTGCGCTTGATGATGTGGTAGCCGAACGCGGTCTCGACGACGTCGCTCGTCGCGCCGACGTCCAACGCGAACGCGGCGTCCTCGAACTCCTTGACCATCTGCCCCCGACCGAACGGGCCGAGGTCGCCGCCCGCCTTCGCCGACGGACAGTCCGAGTGCTGCTTGGCGAGCGCCGCGAAGTCCGCGCCGCCGTCGATCTGCCGCTTGATCTCCTGGATCTGACTGTGCGCCTCGTCCTTGGAACGGCTCGCCGTCGACCGCGCCGAGCCCTGATACATCAAAAGGATGTGCGATGCTCTCACCTGATCGGCCATGGTGCCCGACCGTAACACGAACGACTCGACGCCGGACGCCGATCGCACGTGGAGGAACGCACGCCGGCGACCAGGGGCTTTCCCTGACAGCCGTGCGCCTGTGGCGAAGTCCGTGGAATCTCGGGCAAGGCGCGACGACGGCGCTGGGTGGGCCAAGGAACTGACGAGCGACGCGGCATGAGGTTGCAGGGACATCGCATCTGGTGTCCTGTATTGCGGGACGGCCGCTAACACGCCGGCACGGGGCGATGCGTCCGGCCGGGTCGCGCCGAACGCCCCGCGAGGACACGCCATGACGAACGCACGCTGGATGTTGTACGGAGCCAATGGATACACGGGCCGACTGATCGCCGAGGTCGCGCGGCGACGCGGGCTGTCGCCGGTGCTCGCCGGGCGCCGGCGCGAGGCGATCGAACCGCTCGCGGCGGAGTTCGGCTTCGACCACCGCGTGGTGTCGCTCGACGACGCCGCCGCGCTGCGGGGCGCGCTGGCCGACGTGGACGCGCTGCTGCTGGCGGCCGGGCCGTTCGCGCGCACGAGTCGGCCCGCGGTCGACGCGTGCATCGCCACCGGTACGCACTACCTCGACATCACCGGTGAGATCGCCGTGTTCGAGGCGTGCGCGGCGCGCTCGGCCGAAGCGCGCGACGCGGGCATCGCGCTGTTGCCCGGCGTCGGCTTCGACGTGGTGCCGAGCGATTGCCTCGCTGCGTCGCTGGCCGAGCGGTTGCCCGGCGCGACCGAACTCGAGCTAGCGTTCGCCGGCAGCGGCGGCTGGAGCCGCGGCACGGCGAAGACCATGGTGGAGGGCCTCGGGTGGGGCGGCGCCGTCCGCCGCGACGGCTCGATCGTCCGCGTGCCGGCGGCACACGCCGTGCGCGAGGTGCCGTTTCGCGATCGGCCGCGCACGTGCGTCGCCATACCCTGGGGCGACGTGTCGACCGCCTACCACTCGACCGGCATCCCGAACATTACGGTGTACATGCACATGCCGCGCGGCCAGCGACGCGCCATCCGCGCCGCGCGTCCGCTGCTCCCGCTGTTGCGCAACCGGCGCGTGATCGCCGCGCTGCAGCGCGCCATCGAACGGCGCGTCATCGGCCCCTCCGACACGACGCGCGCGGTCGCGCGGTCCCACCTGTGGGGCCGGGCGAGCGACGGAGTGCGGGCCGTCGAGGGCACGCTCGAGGCGCCCGAGGGCTACACGCTCACCGCCGAGACCGCCGTCGAATCGACGGTCCGGCTGTTGGCCGCGCCGCAGACCGGCTTTCTGACGCCGTCGAAGGCGTTCGGCGCCGACTACATCGCCCGGTTCGACGGCTGCGACCTGGTCGTGGGCGACGTACAGCCGGCCGCGTAGGCGCGTGAGGGGGGCCGCGGCGCGCGTTCAGATCGCGGCGAGCTTCGGCATCGACGTCGAGCTCGATGCGTCGGACGCGGCAGGTGCCGGCGCGGGCGGCGCGAGGCCAGCCGACGGGCCGCGGCTGCCGCACAGTTCGATCAGCTCGCCCTGCGAGTGAACGCCGAGCTTGCGGAAGACCGACTTGAGGTGACTGCGCACCGTGTTCGGGCTCAGGTACAGCGACTTCGCGATCTGCGCGACCCGGCGCCCCTGCAACAAGTGACGAACGATCTCGAGTTCGCGCGACGACAGCACCGACAAGTCGACCGGGGGGACCTCGTCGAACGACGCCCGCCCCGCCCGCAAGCCGGCCACCATCGCGACCTCCTCGAGATCCGCCTGGAGTTGGCGCAGAGCGATCTCCATGCGATCGATTCGCGCCTTCAACAACCTTTGAGCATCCGTGTGATTCGTGGACATGTGACTCCTCCCCTATTGCAACTCGCGAAAGCGCCGTTCGACGGCGTCGACGAACGCGCGATCGCATCCCGCCCGGCGCAACAAATGAAGGGCCACATCGGCCCCCGAGCGCTCGCCGAATGCGGTAATCAGACGACCCGAGTCGGCCAACCGGGGGCGGTCCCACCCGCGGCCGCGCCGGTCGACGCGGCCGCCCGTGTTCACGCTCACGAGCAAGCACTCGACTGGTTGCGTGCGCACGAAGTTGTACAACGCGCGGTTGGTCCGCGGGCTGCGCACCTCCGCGCCCGACGGGATGATCAGCGCGTCGAGCGCCGGCGCGGTGAACAATGTGTAGGCCGGAGTGACCGCGACCCCGGCGGCCGTGCGAACCGCGTCGAGGGACTCCCCGATCAGCGCCGTCGCGATCGCCGGTTCGAGCGACGCAGCCACCGACAACACGGCGAGCGGCTCGACGACGGCCGCGGTGTCCGCGCCGTGAAACACGAAGACGCCGACCCGAAATCGACGGATCGTCCCGCGAGGGATGACATCGGCAGCCAACGACACGCCGATGCGCAGTGCATCCCCCATGCCAGCTACCCGGCGGCGGCTAACCCATTGTAACGCATGAACTTCGCCGCCTATCGCCACGACGGGGGAACGAAATCTCGTAGCGGGCGGACCGCGGCTCCGAAATATGGTGGTCGGGCCGGCCGCCGCGGGAATGCCGACGCATCGCCCGGCGTTTCATTCACGCCGTCCGCCCCTCGGAGCCGACCCCGTGACATGGACCCGCTCACGTCGTCTTCGGCGCGCCGCGATCTACCGGCTGTTGACGTTCCGCGCCGCGACGCGGCCGCCGGGCTCGCCGATCGCGATGCGGCGTTTCGTCGTGCTGCCGGTCCGGTAGGCGGCGCGCCTCGTCACGGCACGTCCGGCGGCACCGGCAGGGGCCGACCGGCCAGCGCGCGCACGTAGAACACCGCCACCGCGGCCGCGCCGTACGTCAGCCCCGCGACGACGCCGAGGTCGACGATGCCTCGCCAGGGCTGCGGCAGCGCCTGCACCGCGGCGATCACCGCGACGAGGCACGCGAGGAACGCGTACGTGAACGCGAGCCGCGCGCGGGTCGCGTGAAACAGGGACAGGCAATACAGCGGCGCCAGGATGACGAACACCGGGCGGGGGTGACGCGCGAGGTAAAACGCGCGTGCCACGACGCGGGGCGCGAACGCGCGCTGAAAGCCACGGTAGCCTTCCGCGTACAGGTTCGCCGCGGTCCAGACCACGGCGAGGGCCACCTGCAGGGGCGACAGGTCGAACTCGGCGACGGCGGCGATCGCATAGCGCGACAGCCTGACGATCGCCTGAGCGAGAATCGCGACGACACCGAACGTGCCCCAGGTCGCAATCACGGCCACGGGCCCCCATCTTGGCACGCGCGACCGGTTCGGCAGCCCCGGCCCGGCGCGGTTTTTTGGGGCGCGGGCATCCGCGGTCCGATCATCGGGCGTGGGGAGGCGGCCGACTCGGTATGCTCGACCCGATGAACTTCTTCGGGCACGTCTACGTCGCGCGGTGCGTGGGCGCCGGCGATGGGGTCGCGCTCGGTGCGATGCTGCCGGACCTCGCATCGATGCTCGGGGCGCGCGTCGTCGACGTCGGCCCGGCCGACGTGCGCGCCGGGGTCGCCGTGCACCACGCGAGCGACGCGAGCTTTCACCGCGCGCCCGCATTCGGCGCGCTGCAGCGGGCCGGAATCGACGCCCTGCTTCGCCGCGGCGTGCGTCGCGGTCCCGCGCGCGGCGCCGCGCACGTCGGCGTCGAGCTGTTGCTCGACGCGGTGCTGGCCGCCGACCCCGGGGCGTCGGCGTTGTACGCGCGCGCGCTGGCCGCCGCGGCCGACTGCGCCACGCGGTGGCAGCCGGCGGACGCCGCGGCGCGCTTCGGCGCGCTGTGCGCCCGCCTGGCCGCCGGGGGAGCCGACGAGGTGCGCGCCGGCGTCGACGTGCTGGCCGCGCGGGTCGACCGCGCGCTCGCTCGCCGGCCGCGCCTCGCGCTTGCAGCCGGCGAGCGCGACGCGGTGCGCGCGTGGCTGGCCGCGGCGCGCGCGGCCGTCGGCGCAGCGGCGCCCGCGCTGGTCGCGGCGGGCGTCCGCGGCGCGCGCACCGCGCTGGCGGCCGCGCCGCGCTAGCGCGCCGAAGCGCATGGGCACCGGCGCGGTCGCGCGATGCGAGGCGCGTTGGGGCGCGCGCCCGCAGCGCCCTCGTGCGCCTGGACCGATCCGGCACCACAGCGCCGAGGACGCGCACCCCGACGGTCGCCCGCGGCGCGCGCCCGCAGCCCATGACGTCGCGCGACCGCCGCCGAGGCAAGCGTCCGGCGGCGCGCCGCCGACCGCGCGCGTGCGGCAGCCGGCGGTCCCGGTGGCGCGGCGGACGTCTCACGGCGCCGAAAACAGCGGCCGCAGCGCGGCGAACAGCGCGCGGTAGCGCGCGTACGCTTCGTCGTAGCGGTCGGCGCGCGCCGGATCCGGCTCGACCGAGCGCGCGCCCGCAGACAGCCGCGCCGCCGCGGCCGCCACCGTCGGCCACCGTCCGGCGGCCACCGACGCGATCGCCGCCGCGCCGAGCGCACACGTGTCGACGCGGGCCGGGACGGCGACCGGCGTTCGCGCGACGTCGGCGCGAATCTGCGCCCACAGCTCGCTGCGCGCGCCGCCGCCGAGCAGCCGGATGGCGCCCACGTCGACGCCCAGCTCGCGGACGCGGTCGATCACGTCGCGCATCGCGAACGCGCAGCCCTCCAGCACCGCGCGCGCGACGTGTTCGCGCCCGTGCGCCGCCGTGAGCCCGTACAGGCACGCCCGCGCCGTGGCGATCCATTCGGGCGCCATTGCGCCCGACAGCGCCGGCACGAACGTCACCCCGCCTGCGCCGGCGGGCGCGGTGTTGGCGGCGGCATCGACCGCGGCGGCGTCGGCGAACCCCGCGACGCCGCACAGCCATTCGATCGCGCCACCGGCGAGCCAGCCCGGGTTTTCGACGAAGTAGAGGCCGCCGACGTAGGCGTGCGTCTCGACGAGGGCGCCCGCGTCGATCGCGACGCCGGCCGACACCGCGCCCACGACTTCCGCCGTTCCCAGCACGCACGCCGCCGCGCCGGGAGCCGCGATGCCGGCGCCGAGCGGCGTCGCGAAATCGTCGCCCGTGCCGACCGCGACGAGCGTCCCGGCCGGCAAGCCGCACAGCGCCGCGCCCTCCGCGTGCAGCGCGCCGGCGACGTCGGTGGCCTCTGCGATGCGCGGCAACCGCGCGCGGTCGATCCCGAACGCCGCGAGCCAGCGGTCGTCGTAGTCGCGCGCGGCCAGGTCGTACAGCATCGTCGTCGACGCGTGGCCGTGGTCCATCACGTGCTCGCCGGTGAGCCGCGCGACCACGTACGACACCGGCTGGTGGAAACGCGCCGCGCGGTCGGGCCCGAGCCAGCGAATCTTGGCGGCCATGTGCGATGCGTCGGCGACCAGCCCGGTCGACCGGCGCAGGGCATCGACCGGTAGGCCGGCGACCGCGTCCACCGCCCGCCGGTCGCACCAGATCAGGCACGGCCCGAGCGCCGCGCCCGCGGCGTCCACCGGAACGCACCCGTCGAGCTGGCCCGCGATGCCGAGCGCGGCGACGTCCGCCGGCGCCGCGTTCGCCGCGGCGAGCGCCCCCGCGATCGCCGGCGCGAGCGCCGCCTCCCACAGCGCGGGCTCCTGCTCGGCCCAGCCCGGCCGCGGGTAGTGCGGCGCGTAGGCGACGCTCGCCTCGCCGGCGACGCGCAGGTCGCGGTCGACCGCGACGGCCTTGAGGCTCTGCGTGCCGATGTCGACCCCGACGATCATCGAAGCCGCTCCGCGACCGCGAACACGTGCTCGTCGACCGCGCCCAGATCGCGCAGCGCGCCGGCGAGGCGCAGCGCGTAGT contains:
- a CDS encoding aspartate 1-decarboxylase, giving the protein MSLFRAKIHRATVTHADVDYEGSVTIAGDLMDAAGIYEYEQVHIWNVTRGTRLVTYALRGDAGSGVICVNGAAAHLAQPGDKVILATFADVDPAEARDWKPTVVLVDDANAIVSADHAEVAGPKRCAGAAN
- a CDS encoding AarF/ABC1/UbiB kinase family protein, with the translated sequence MLPYAALGVAAALAALSLVLPTTRRVWVFHAYLLWHFPILGLASALQLRRLWAALARRPYEPWTGPRACRLFCEDMGPTFIKLGQIVASSVGMFPDRYSEEFRKCLDAVKPFRFDDAVDVLRRELGDDKLAQLDDIDPTPLASASIAQVHTARLGDDAVVIKIQRPGIEARVAADMRILRVVARLAQRFVRDAELANPVGIVEDFADTLREEMDFRMEARNLDQFNDIQREIGFHDVRAPVPYWDYTTKRVLVMERFFGTRVDRITSLEGRGIDPEEKLIRGMLAWFRCVIFYGFFHGDVHAGNLMLLDNGDLGFLDFGIVGRFDERQRAMVTDYLVAFTTGDYRALARVIGEMGGVTDGVDMDAFVADLKETYSPLLTMQMADINLADFIPRIHRVATRHRMRMPKEFVLITKQMLYFDRYAKILAPKLNVFTDPRLLMSMMQDIKRARDELRARGVAS
- a CDS encoding parvulin peptidyl-prolyl isomerase, which translates into the protein MADQVRASHILLMYQGSARSTASRSKDEAHSQIQEIKRQIDGGADFAALAKQHSDCPSAKAGGDLGPFGRGQMVKEFEDAAFALDVGATSDVVETAFGYHIIKRTA
- a CDS encoding saccharopine dehydrogenase → MTNARWMLYGANGYTGRLIAEVARRRGLSPVLAGRRREAIEPLAAEFGFDHRVVSLDDAAALRGALADVDALLLAAGPFARTSRPAVDACIATGTHYLDITGEIAVFEACAARSAEARDAGIALLPGVGFDVVPSDCLAASLAERLPGATELELAFAGSGGWSRGTAKTMVEGLGWGGAVRRDGSIVRVPAAHAVREVPFRDRPRTCVAIPWGDVSTAYHSTGIPNITVYMHMPRGQRRAIRAARPLLPLLRNRRVIAALQRAIERRVIGPSDTTRAVARSHLWGRASDGVRAVEGTLEAPEGYTLTAETAVESTVRLLAAPQTGFLTPSKAFGADYIARFDGCDLVVGDVQPAA
- a CDS encoding LuxR family transcriptional regulator, coding for MSTNHTDAQRLLKARIDRMEIALRQLQADLEEVAMVAGLRAGRASFDEVPPVDLSVLSSRELEIVRHLLQGRRVAQIAKSLYLSPNTVRSHLKSVFRKLGVHSQGELIELCGSRGPSAGLAPPAPAPAASDASSSTSMPKLAAI